Proteins from a genomic interval of Capsicum annuum cultivar UCD-10X-F1 chromosome 4, UCD10Xv1.1, whole genome shotgun sequence:
- the LOC107868241 gene encoding HMG1/2-like protein: MKGGKSKGKADNKLGVKKSAAQTKKEKNAAKDPNKPKRPASAFFVFMEDFRKQYKEKHPNNKSVAAVGKAGGDKWKHMSDAEKAPYIAKAEKRKAEYEKNMDAYNKKQAGEAEEEEESDKSKSEVDEEDGSDEEEEDDD, from the exons ATGAAAGGAGGAAAATCTAAGGGGAAAGCTGATAACAA ACTCGGAGTGAAGAAGAGTGCTGCTCAGACCAAGAAGGAGAAGAATGCTGCCAAGGACCCAAACAAGCCTAAGAGGCCAGCAAGTGCTTTCTTTGTTTTCAT GGAGGACTTCAGGAAGCAGTACAAGGAAAAACATCCAAACAACAAATCTGTTGCTGCT GTTGGGAAGGCTGGTGGAGACAAGTGGAAACACATGTCTGATGCT GAGAAAGCTCCTTACATAGCTAAGGCTGAGAAAAGGAAGGCTGAGTATGAAAAGAATATGGATGCTTATAACAAGAAACAG GCTGGTGAGGCTGAGGAAGAGGAGGAGTCTGACAAGTCTAAGTCCGAGGTTGATGAGGAAGACGGAAGTGATGAG GAAGAGGAGGATGATGACTGA